Within Populus trichocarpa isolate Nisqually-1 chromosome 6, P.trichocarpa_v4.1, whole genome shotgun sequence, the genomic segment CCTCTTCTAATTCTACCCCCTTTTGATGTCGGTTAGAACTTGCAAATCAGTTTAGACTTAACAAGTCATGTGGCAAGGATTACGTAATGGGGCTTGATTTCTTTATAAGGAATGGTCATTTTTAGAATTCTGATTTGCATCTGGCTAAACAAGCTAGACCTAGATCTTTGAATATAAGCAGCATTCAAatgtgtaaataaataattgctcATTTAAGTTTGGTTCGTTTTTTGGGACACACCAGACTTTCTTCAGCTCTTGATTTCTTTATAAGGAATGGTCATTTTTAGAATTCTGATTTGCATCTGGCTAAACAAGCTAGACCTAGATCTTTGAATATAAGCAGCATTCAAatgtgtaaataaataattgctcATTTAAGTTTGGTTCCTTTTTTGGGACACACCAGACTTTcttcagcattttttttttttgtaattaattgaatgatgttgttttaatatttgttttttgttaaatgaTGTCATCTCTTTTTCATTTGATGGCATTACTTAGAGAGGTGGGGTTTGTTGTAGGTTTGAAATATCATATCATTTCTATCTTCCTTGGGAACATGGGATCACGtgtaaccaaataaataaatcaaaacttttaCCTGTTTATTCAGCACATCGCTATTTTAAGGCCATGCTTTTCATATACTATCATACTATCATATAATATGGTTTTGCTGATAGACATGCTTGCTCCAAGAAAAAACCTGTTAActtatttgttttctcaatGAAACGGATTATCTTCCATAACAGAGGTTTATGTTTGTGTACATGGAAGTTCTTGCCTGtgcttaaatatattttctggAAGGGAATCCAATGATTATTAATTGGAGTTTGATGCATGCTCTAGGGAATCAATTATTGTGTTCGTTTGTTGCACTACAGTAAGCTTTATATTCTTAGTtctatcaaatatcaaatatatatgagTTTTTCTGAATAGCTGTTTTTATGAATCTGCAAACTTATGTCAATTGTTGACAGCTAACTGTTCTCTTATGTGTTTGACTTGCCCATTTGTACAGAGAGATGATTCAGCATAGGCCCTATACGCAGAAGGTGGATGTGTATAGTTTTGGGATTGTCCTTTGGGAGCTCATAACAGGTTTGCTCCCCTTCCAGAACATGACAGCAGTGCAGGCTGCATTTGCAGTGGTGAACAAGGGAGTGAGGCCAGTTATCCCAAATGATTGTCTGCCTGTACTGAGTGACATCATGACCCGCTGCTGGGACACCAATCCTGAAGTCCGCCCCCCTTTCACTGAGATTGTCAGGATGCTTGAGAATGCTGAAACTGAGATCATGACTAGTGTGCGCAAGGCACGTTTCAGGTGTTGCATGACTCAACCCATGACAGTTGACTGATCCAGAACATACGACCGAAAAACAGATCGTAAAGAGGATACAAATGAAAACTGAAGTATAAACTGAAGCTGTATGAACTGAACTTGTATGTTTGTGTATgtatcagtatttttttttcaagataggGAGAAGTTGACCATTTAGACTGATGGTTTCTGTTTTTTGGTGTCAATTGTACTGGAGTAGCGTGGTTGAAGGTCATGGTTTCCTAGCTGTAGTAGTAGGGGAGCATTGATATATCTTCCCTCTGTAGCCATATATATGTACCTGCCTTTTTCGTTGTTGttggttgttgtttttaatataacaaatgCAGGTTCTCTTTGGATTAATAAtgcttcccccccccccccccccccaaactCGCTCGCTTTGCTTATCAGTGCCCTATGTATTCGCAAGGAACCTGTTATACTTACCAAGCATTCTCAGGTTCAGTTGGTGAATTAGTTCTTTGCTGGGATGGGTTTTCGTTTATTGTACTTGTAAATTGATGTCTCTAGGATCAGGATTGGGTGCTTGTGAGGGTATGCATGTTACACAGATATTTGCGCGGTTGATCCCGCGAGAAGCTGCAAAAATCCAGCATAGGTTCCAGACAATAAACATATACCTTTGgaacattttttaaatcattcctCTGTATGAGTAAATGAAAGCAATAACCATCATGTAAAATCAGAGTAAAGGAAAATTTTGTATGACAAAAGGTGTAGGTTTGTGACGTGGATTTGGTCAAAATATTGTGGCAGCCAAGCAGGACTCGTTACAGGAGTAGATTTCACTACTTAGTTAAGCGTAGACCACAGAATCGAATTCCAAAAGTGAGACGAAAAATGACCTGAACTATATGGCTATTTCTGATGCTTTGCAGTTACTCCTAGTCTATTCACACACAATGATTCTGCCATTAGCACCAAATCTTTTAACACGCACCACAgagtttatagttaattatgttattaaacctCAAACCCATCTTTCAACACACTCCGAATCCAATgcccaaaatcataaaaatgatgCCATACCAGAAGCCAGAGGTGTTAAATAACTCTTTAGTATTCCTATCCCTATTTGGAACCAAAgaataattagaaataatttcTGTCTGGAACCATTGTTGATAATAGCAATTTACTAGCTGATTTACTGTCCAGAGCACTGGAAAGGAGGCTCCAGTTCGACGTTGACCCAAGGCATGGCCAGATCCGGCCATGTAGGTGAGTGAGTTTTGGAGACACAGACTTGGTCATTCAAGCAGATGGTTCAACATCAAACAGGTACCTTTTGAATGGCCTTCAAAGTCACCAGAGCAATGGATTTGAATTTACAGAAGTGAACAAGTCATTTTGCAGACAATAACCCTAGCAAGTCATCCAGTTATGTGCCTTGGCTTGACTCTAAGTTTAATCAACTACTCAAGATTGCTAATTGCTGgagtcatcaaatcaatcaatcatcattgacaaacacaaataaatttaatagaaaCCCGTCAACTAAAAACAGTAAACATCAACGAAAGGCTTTGCTTGCTTGAATTAAGCAGTATCAAAAAGTACAgagctttaaaatttatttattgttcttccgtaatcaagcaagcaagaaCAAAAACAGTTCAATAAACTAGCCAGTAATCATAGTACCAATGCCTTCTTCAGACATAATCTCATGAAGCAAAGAATGTTGTACTCTTCCATCAATAATACTAGCAGTTCTAACACCTTGACTAAGTGATGCCACACAACAATTCACTTTCGGTATCATCCCACCAGCCACTTTCTTCTCATCAATCAATTTCTTCACTCCCTTTATATCAATCTCCTTCAGCAAACTCCCTGGATCATCCTTGTTTTCAAGTATCCCGGCCACATCCGTCAACAATATCAGCTTCTCGGCCCCCAATGCAGCCGCCACCTCCCCTGCCACAGTGTCAGCATTGATGTTATAAGACTGGCCCAACTCATCCGCCGCCACGGATGCAATCACTGGTATATGCCCATTATTAACAAGAGGCTGCAAAATAGTGGGGTCTACGCGTGCAACCTCGCCAACAAACCCCAACTGGGCAGATTTGGAAGTTGGTTTGGCCATAAGAAGGCGGCCATCCATCCCAGAAAGGCCAACCGCGGTGGCACCAGCCTTATTGATCAAAGAAACAAGGTCTTTATTAACCTTACCCACCAATACCATAGAAACAATCTCCATAGTCTTGGCATCAGTAACGCGGAGACCCTCATGGAAGAGAGGCTCAATGTTGAGGAGTTTTAGCCAGTGGTTGATTTCTGGGCCACCACCGTGGACTAAAACAGGGCGGAGACCAACACAAGAGAGGAGGACAAGGTCGCTTACAACAGAGGCTTTGAGTTCAGGTTGTTTCATGGCAGCGCCGCCGTATTTGACGACAATGGTTTTGCCCCTGAATTTCTGGATGTAAGGTAGGGATTCTGATAGTATATCTACTCGGAATTGGTTAGCAGAAGTGGTGGGAGTTGGGATGGTGGCGGCGGCGGAGGATTTGACGGTGAGAGAGTGGGAGTGGTGGGAGAAAGGGAAGGAAAGGGTAGTTGGGGTTTTGAGGAGATTAGAgtattttgaagaagaagagagggaaaGAGTGGATGTTGAGGGTGATGGTGATAAATTCAAGGCTTTGGCCATCTTCATCCCCTTCTTGTTGTATTGGCCACCTAGCCCTGCAGGTCAGGTAAGCTCGAGGGAGGGAGGGTTGAGGGAGGCTGCGAAGTTTGTGAGCGAATGGGGGTTTTGGTCCGCTCcgtcttatttatattttatacagGACAGGACAACAAGGGAAGtctttaatttgattgattgCATTATTGTCACTGTCACTCCGTTGCCCTTTTTTAGCATCACagctgctttatttttttattttggaactGCATTGCAAACACTACTTCTAAATAGTTTTGATATTCTAAgggttgatttttgaaaaataataataaaatattatttaaaaaaacaacacaacacAAGACGAGTGAATGTTAAAACAGGATGAGACGCGCTCAATGTTACCTTGTCTAATGCATTTTAGTTTCAGATAGAGTGGCTTGGGGGGGCCACCATGAGCGGTTCATGAATCATATCTACCTATACCCATCTTCATCGTCTACAAATATTGCACCTGCGGTCTTGATTTCTTTATGGTGCGCACCAGCAAAAGAAGAGAGTAGGGCAAATCTAAAATGAACTTAAATGCAGCCTTCTTTTATCTCACGTTGAGCCAAAAAAATGAACCCAGCTATTGTCCATTAATTACATGATCTACACTActttaaatatcaatttgaagATTTTGATAATGTTGAAACATTCAATAGAAACCATTGCCTACAAAATCGTCGTCGTCGCCGCTGCTGTAAGATTCAAGCAACTgactatcatcatcatcctcatctcCATCGGTCACAATCTCCAAGATCCCAGCTCCTCCACCAAAGTCTACATCATCCATCATAAAGTCCCcgtcatcgtcatcatcatcaaggTCACTCACACTATCATCGTCGTCATCGTCATTGCTCATATCATCAGCGTCACTATCACCATCCCCATCCAGGCCTGGACCAAGTATGGGATCCAcatcaccatcatcttcatcatcatcatcctcatcttcCTCACTCTCTGCATCATCAGGATCAGAGTCGTCATCAGTTGGCCTTCTTCGACCAATCTCATAGACTCTGGCTGATGAAAACATCTCTTCTTGGTCATCCATTGTAATCAGCCCAGCAAATGAATCAGTTGCCTCTGTTGCAAAATCAAGGACACAACGGTCTACTGGTGTGGTCGCAATTTCAGAATAATTGATGGAATCTACCGTGCGGAAAGCAGCAAATAAGGGATGCTTCACACGACGGGTATGAACTGCTGACATTACATCATCAAGATTTCTCCTCAGGATTGCATAAATAACATCCCCACGAGCATTAAATGTTATTACTGTTTGGTCTAATGAAGGTACACTTCGAAAGAGCCTGAATTTCCGGAGATCCCAGACCTCAGAGTTTATAATCACCTGTTTAGAAGAGATAACTATTAACAAAAGAATAGCAACAAAAAATTTGGATAGAGAAATCTACAACCTTCCAGACATCTGAGAGAGTGATCCATATGGAACAAAAGTATTGCATTTAGCATTTAATCACACACAAACCAATTATCTGCATCTATGAAAGATCCTCAAATCTATCATGCTCCTATATTCTTCAGTTcatggaaaaagattttttccTGAGGTAAATCTTTGTAAGGAAGGGATTAAAATGACTTCAAACACCAAAAATCAATGCGGTCTAACTAGCAAAAACACCAACATTTTGCATACCTCATTCCCAGCAGGATGAAAGCCACCGCCACCATAATCTGTAAACTGGTCAAAACGATGGACAGGACCAGATTGCCGCCTATCCCATAAGACCCCATTCCAAAGCAGCATAGTATCTGAAGGACTAAAGTGTACGAGGGAATAAACATGTCCCCGACCTGTAGAACTTGAAACTGTATCTGAAAGGGTTGATTCCACATGACAGGTCTGTACATCATAAAGCATAATCTCTCTCCGGGCCTGCTCTGTTGTTAGGGCCGCAAAAACATTACCAGAGTTGCTAAAAGTAGCAGCCTTGCAGCCGTCGAGTGAATGAATTGGCCCACCTGAGATTGAAGAGGCATCCCATAAACGCACATCCTGGGAACTTGAAGAGAGCACCAGTTGGGTTTCACCACAAACATATGACTGAACAAGTGTTAAAGGAGACTGGTGGCTTGTGCAGCTCTCTAGCACATTGTTGCTATTAGAGTCGAAAATCTTAAGCTCTCCAGCATGACTGCCAACTGCAATGTGAGAGGAATCACCAAGAAAAGTAATGCACGTCAACAGGGCACCAGCATCATCCCTGCAAGTTCTCCATGGCCTGAATCTGCTGTATACAAATTGTCGATCCCTGCGATTTCCATGAACCCCGCCATATATACTTCTGAACTCACGTGTGCCAAGTCTAGCAGTTACATTTGATGGGGCATCCAGGCTCCTTTTTGGTTCAGGACAAACATGAGGGTGTAAAAGAGAGAGTGGTGGAAGAGTGGTGATAGGAGCTGGGCACTGGCGATGCTGGTGCTTCAAATATTGAACAACAAGAGAGTCTAGAGTTAACCGCTCTGAGTTGCTGGACTGGTTATCATTTAGAGGCCCAGATTGCATGTAGCTGCCATATTGGTTGTCATCAGCATAATCTGCCAAAGTGCTCGGTGTTGATCGACCATGTATATCCCTCAAACCTGAAGCAGGTGTAGAAAATCCAACAGCATCACTAAGTGAACCTATCTTACGTGCGGTATTGGGTGTCAGACAACCTGGAGATCTAAGCCCGTGCTCACCAGTGTTGATTCGCTTCCCAGATGATGCCAACCCAAAATCCTTAAGGTCTGATAGTTTTCGTTTCATTGGCAACAAAATTGGAGTCTTACAAATGGACTCTGTCTCAGGATTGCTTTTCTGTAAGGATTCTGGCGGGGCTTCTAAAGGGTTTGGAGATGCAGTAGATTGTTTTAAACTACTCAAGACCTTCTTTAATGGCAGTTGTTCAGAATCTATGAATTGTGACTGATTTCGGGACTGCGAACCAAAAGTTGGTGAGAAAACAAGTGACTTCTTCTTTGAAGACACTGTTGCCTCACATTTCAAGCTGGAATTGTCACTGCATCCAGTTGCTTTTAGTTTGTCATACAGAAATCCACAAGGGGTTCGACCAGAGGGCCAATGGATTTGTATTGAAGGGGTTTCTTGTGTGGAAGCTTGGTGTGAAAGAGATGATGCAGCTGCAAGTGATGGTAGAGGTGTCAACTGTGCCTCTTTCAGCAGCATAGCGGCTGCAGAAGCCAAACCAGATGCCTGGAGGTGTTCATGTATAAGGAGCAAAAGTTCCCTGAAGTAAAGAAGGGGTCAGAAGTGGGTGATTATTGAATCATATAACTACTGTATTAAGATTTCTTAAATATACCTGGAATGATACGTGATAGGAGTGGCAGCTGCTATTGCAGCTCTTTCTATGCGCTTCAAAGCAGGGGTAGCTGCATCAGTTGCTGCTAATGTACTAGCACGTCCTGAATTTGTTACAATCTGCAACGCAAGTCAATGGTTGAACATATGGATCactaatttcaataaactaacaTGACAACAAAAACACAGTTTTACTTGAAATTTTCCACCACCAGAAAGGAATATCTAATAGATACAGTTACTAAAGCACATTATTATTCcggataataaatatttttttatttgttgatagcAGTAATAACAAAAGTAAGAAACTGTCATGTATGGAACAAGAAAATTACAGCATAAAACAAGGTACAAATTTAACAGTTTGTGCTTCTAAAGGAGAAGACATGGCATGGACTATTGACAAGAGATACACAAGTGGGTGGCAAAATAATTGAGGTGGTTCATGGGAATCcaccaaaaaaacatttttctctgGATGAAGGTTCaagcaaaaaggaaagaatatcAACCATTACCATGCACCTGCCTGGGGCCCTCGGCACTCCATGCTGCAGTAACTAAATTAGCCTTTTGAgcatttttcttgcataaaaataaGCATGATCGTAATCAGCTGATTAGATTGGAACTTCACCAAATACATGACTTGAAGTGCAAATTGTCCAAATGTTAGCAGCACAACCTTTCAGTCAGGAGCGCTATGGATGATTTTGGTCTGGCATTTATAActtaactatattttttgttggattttgttttgtgCTGCTATTAGTGGGAAAAGGAATTGGTTAAACAcaacaagaaatttaaaaatcagaACATGTTACCTACTTAGCACACATTTTAATAACCATCATTCGGATTCCATTTTAGTATACAGCTAAAGGTTCAATTCCCCATGCACCGGAGATTTCATGTCCCTATGCCTTGAAGGATGAGACAGTCGCAATAGGTAGAAGAGATGCGTGTGTCAAATTATACATATAGGAGTATTGACATGAAAGTAAAGacaattttttcaatgtagtaTGAGCACAGAGATGTAAAGATGCTTACCGCAATTAGCTCAATTGCCATCTGGGCAAGTTCAGCTTGCCACCTGCCTTGTTCTGTTCCAGGTGTATGGCTGCCTAAATCACGAATTAGCTCTGACAACTTTTTCCCAACCTAACAGACCACAATGACTTTGTcacaaaaatcattaaattttgaattgccctaatattttataatgatgTTTACTTGtccaaaatgaaaacaaaatctgCAAAGGAGCAGAGtataaaagaaagcaaaattgTTCCAAGATTGAAACATGATAAGATGATAATAAGCTGGACCGAGTATATGTCTATATCTTCATCAGAAAAGGGGACATAACGACACCTAATTAAGTATAGTCCCAAAGAAAACAGAACCTACAACTTGTGTCCgccaaacaaccaaaaaaagagACAATCAAGTAACCTTATATAtgttcaagattaaaaaaaaagttcaaggtCAAAAAACTATACCACTacataataacaattttttaccTGAAGTTTGGTCAATATGTGGGCAATTGTATCATCTCTGGCTAAACCAAGCAGAACTCGGCATGCAAGAGCTCGGATACAGTCAAGAGCAGCAGGAGGTGAATAAACACGTGGTTGGAGGAGATGGAGAAGAACCTTTATACCATTGTTAGCACGCACTGCATCCCTTGCTTGACGATATACTTGTTCCATTTGAGCAGCAAGGCCAGCACAACCTGCACCAGTTCCTAAATATATTCTCCGATCTCCAACCAATCCTGAAGCTGCTGTAGGAACAGGTGTTTGTGAAGTGCTACTGGCAGATCGAGAAGCAGAACCTACTGCAATGCTTCGATCAACAGCACTCGATTCCCCATTCCTCTGCTCAGTCTGGCCAGGCATCTGAACAGGGTTTGAGGATTGACCAGAAACAGATTGCTGGCCTGGTGCAATTAGAGGTGGTTTATTGCTTATTGAAGGAGGCGGGCAAACAAGATTGATTAGCACATTTAATGCTGGCTGTATGATCTGCAAATATAGAATTGATGAAAATGCAAACTACTAAAGAATTTGCTACAAAGTCAATCAGGAAAAAAGGTCAATGATGGCCGTGGCAGCAGCAATAACAGTAGTgtacaaacaaagaaaatggcTGCAGAAATATCTGCTTACCTCAGGGTCCACATAATTACTGGAAATGTTTGCTGCGTCTAAGATTATGGCAATACCAACACGATTATTGCTTAATGTGGCATTTACAATCATCTTGCGGCTGTCATTTACCAGTGTAACGATATGCAGAACACCAAATGCATACTGAAGTAAGTCATGCAAATATCGCTCAACAATAGGAGGGGCCTACAAACACGAGCCAGAATAGATATTAGTAGAGATGTGCAGGCAGCAGAAACAAGGGAAATTATTACACTAACCTGACACAATTCCAGCATGGTAACATGCCCATTAAAGCCCAAGAACTTGTCTACTGCAGGAAAACGGGT encodes:
- the LOC18100804 gene encoding DDB1- and CUL4-associated factor homolog 1 isoform X1; the encoded protein is MMEGSNSLDDSPSRQAQAQTRTHSGGGGGGDAPSNPSQPQPQLQSQSQREGEEVDETKKEEAELIEKAQKRIDKITSSPDNPNPTLLHALSSLLETQESLYMKENGNSSFNNSRASHNIGRLGSLVRDNDEFFELISSRFLSETRYSTSIQAAAARLLMTCSLTWIYPHVFEDPVMENIKAWVMDEATRFPSEDRNWKHDMERKEGSDSEMLKTYSTGLLAVGLASGGQIVEDVLTSGLSAKLMRYLRIRVLGEASASQKDASYLTEGKNASSATCIRGREEGRCRVRQLPEATLENNIRAADERSLVDLDERSLESVGEDNDDIDADGGERRHGRDLRDVKTKFAELDESGRDDLLRRRPSRGWTRHRGRGRVNETALENEQVSTSPDSGSRSGPGRSARDRNSKNLLDVKKGPDTRKFQGNMHSDGLAVERDDNDDCFQGCRIGTKDISDLVKKAVQAAEAEARGANAPAGAIKAAGDAAAEDVKSAALEEFKSSNSEEAAVLAASRAASTVIDAANAIEVSRNSGGTNDDSMNLGGVEPEVNEDAEEYFIPDLESLAQLREKYCIQCLEILGEYVEVLGPVLHEKGVDVCLALLQRSYKHKGSSTAVTLLPDVMKLICALAAHRKFAALFVDRSGMQKLLSIPRVDETFFGLSSCLFTIGSLQGIMERVCALPSDVVHQVVELAIQLLECLQDQARKNAALFFGAAFVFRAVIDAFDAQDGLHKLLTLLNDAASVRSGVNSGALNLSNSTALRNDRSSAEVLTSSEKQIAYHTCVALRQYFRAHLLLLVDSIRPNKNNRNVARNVPSVRAAYKPLDISNEAMDAVFLQLQKDRKLGSAFVRTRFPAVDKFLGFNGHVTMLELCQAPPIVERYLHDLLQYAFGVLHIVTLVNDSRKMIVNATLSNNRVGIAIILDAANISSNYVDPEIIQPALNVLINLVCPPPSISNKPPLIAPGQQSVSGQSSNPVQMPGQTEQRNGESSAVDRSIAVGSASRSASSTSQTPVPTAASGLVGDRRIYLGTGAGCAGLAAQMEQVYRQARDAVRANNGIKVLLHLLQPRVYSPPAALDCIRALACRVLLGLARDDTIAHILTKLQVGKKLSELIRDLGSHTPGTEQGRWQAELAQMAIELIAIVTNSGRASTLAATDAATPALKRIERAAIAAATPITYHSRELLLLIHEHLQASGLASAAAMLLKEAQLTPLPSLAAASSLSHQASTQETPSIQIHWPSGRTPCGFLYDKLKATGCSDNSSLKCEATVSSKKKSLVFSPTFGSQSRNQSQFIDSEQLPLKKVLSSLKQSTASPNPLEAPPESLQKSNPETESICKTPILLPMKRKLSDLKDFGLASSGKRINTGEHGLRSPGCLTPNTARKIGSLSDAVGFSTPASGLRDIHGRSTPSTLADYADDNQYGSYMQSGPLNDNQSSNSERLTLDSLVVQYLKHQHRQCPAPITTLPPLSLLHPHVCPEPKRSLDAPSNVTARLGTREFRSIYGGVHGNRRDRQFVYSRFRPWRTCRDDAGALLTCITFLGDSSHIAVGSHAGELKIFDSNSNNVLESCTSHQSPLTLVQSYVCGETQLVLSSSSQDVRLWDASSISGGPIHSLDGCKAATFSNSGNVFAALTTEQARREIMLYDVQTCHVESTLSDTVSSSTGRGHVYSLVHFSPSDTMLLWNGVLWDRRQSGPVHRFDQFTDYGGGGFHPAGNEVIINSEVWDLRKFRLFRSVPSLDQTVITFNARGDVIYAILRRNLDDVMSAVHTRRVKHPLFAAFRTVDSINYSEIATTPVDRCVLDFATEATDSFAGLITMDDQEEMFSSARVYEIGRRRPTDDDSDPDDAESEEDEDDDDEDDGDVDPILGPGLDGDGDSDADDMSNDDDDDDSVSDLDDDDDDGDFMMDDVDFGGGAGILEIVTDGDEDDDDSQLLESYSSGDDDDFVGNGFY
- the LOC18100804 gene encoding DDB1- and CUL4-associated factor homolog 1 isoform X2, which translates into the protein MEGSNSLDDSPSRQAQAQTQTHSGGGGGGDAPSNPSQPQPQSQREGEEVDETKKEEEELIEKAQKWIDKITSSPDNPNPTLLHALSSLLETQESLYMKENGNSSFNNSRASHNIGRLGSLVRDNDEFFELISSRFLSETRYSTSIQAAAARLLMTCSLTWIYPHVFEDPVMENIKAWVMDEATRFPSEDRNWKHDMERKEGSDSEMLKTYSTGLLAVGLASGGQIVEDVLTSGLSAKLMRYLRIRVLGEASASQKDASYLTEGKNASSATCIRGREEGRCRVRQLPEATLENNIRAADERSLVDLDERSLESVGEDNDDIDADGGERRHGRDLRDVKTKFAELDESGRDDLLRRRPSRGWTRHRGRGRVNETALENEQVSTSPDSGSRSGPGRSARDRNSKNLLDVKKGPDTRKFQGNMHSDGLAVERDDNDDCFQGCRIGTKDISDLVKKAVQAAEAEARGANAPAGAIKAAGDAAAEDVKSAALEEFKSSNSEEAAVLAASRAASTVIDAANAIEVSRNSGGTNDDSMNLGGVEPEVNEDAEEYFIPDLESLAQLREKYCIQCLEILGEYVEVLGPVLHEKGVDVCLALLQRSYKHKGSSTAVTLLPDVMKLICALAAHRKFAALFVDRSGMQKLLSIPRVDETFFGLSSCLFTIGSLQGIMERVCALPSDVVHQVVELAIQLLECLQDQARKNAALFFGAAFVFRAVIDAFDAQDGLHKLLTLLNDAASVRSGVNSGALNLSNSTALRNDRSSAEVLTSSEKQIAYHTCVALRQYFRAHLLLLVDSIRPNKNNRNVARNVPSVRAAYKPLDISNEAMDAVFLQLQKDRKLGSAFVRTRFPAVDKFLGFNGHVTMLELCQAPPIVERYLHDLLQYAFGVLHIVTLVNDSRKMIVNATLSNNRVGIAIILDAANISSNYVDPEIIQPALNVLINLVCPPPSISNKPPLIAPGQQSVSGQSSNPVQMPGQTEQRNGESSAVDRSIAVGSASRSASSTSQTPVPTAASGLVGDRRIYLGTGAGCAGLAAQMEQVYRQARDAVRANNGIKVLLHLLQPRVYSPPAALDCIRALACRVLLGLARDDTIAHILTKLQVGKKLSELIRDLGSHTPGTEQGRWQAELAQMAIELIAIVTNSGRASTLAATDAATPALKRIERAAIAAATPITYHSRELLLLIHEHLQASGLASAAAMLLKEAQLTPLPSLAAASSLSHQASTQETPSIQIHWPSGRTPCGFLYDKLKATGCSDNSSLKCEATVSSKKKSLVFSPTFGSQSRNQSQFIDSEQLPLKKVLSSLKQSTASPNPLEAPPESLQKSNPETESICKTPILLPMKRKLSDLKDFGLASSGKRINTGEHGLRSPGCLTPNTARKIGSLSDAVGFSTPASGLRDIHGRSTPSTLADYADDNQYGSYMQSGPLNDNQSSNSERLTLDSLVVQYLKHQHRQCPAPITTLPPLSLLHPHVCPEPKRSLDAPSNVTARLGTREFRSIYGGVHGNRRDRQFVYSRFRPWRTCRDDAGALLTCITFLGDSSHIAVGSHAGELKIFDSNSNNVLESCTSHQSPLTLVQSYVCGETQLVLSSSSQDVRLWDASSISGGPIHSLDGCKAATFSNSGNVFAALTTEQARREIMLYDVQTCHVESTLSDTVSSSTGRGHVYSLVHFSPSDTMLLWNGVLWDRRQSGPVHRFDQFTDYGGGGFHPAGNEVIINSEVWDLRKFRLFRSVPSLDQTVITFNARGDVIYAILRRNLDDVMSAVHTRRVKHPLFAAFRTVDSINYSEIATTPVDRCVLDFATEATDSFAGLITMDDQEEMFSSARVYEIGRRRPTDDDSDPDDAESEEDEDDDDEDDGDVDPILGPGLDGDGDSDADDMSNDDDDDDSVSDLDDDDDDGDFMMDDVDFGGGAGILEIVTDGDEDDDDSQLLESYSSGDDDDFVGNGFY
- the LOC18100803 gene encoding acetylglutamate kinase, chloroplastic produces the protein MKMAKALNLSPSPSTSTLSLSSSSKYSNLLKTPTTLSFPFSHHSHSLTVKSSAAATIPTPTTSANQFRVDILSESLPYIQKFRGKTIVVKYGGAAMKQPELKASVVSDLVLLSCVGLRPVLVHGGGPEINHWLKLLNIEPLFHEGLRVTDAKTMEIVSMVLVGKVNKDLVSLINKAGATAVGLSGMDGRLLMAKPTSKSAQLGFVGEVARVDPTILQPLVNNGHIPVIASVAADELGQSYNINADTVAGEVAAALGAEKLILLTDVAGILENKDDPGSLLKEIDIKGVKKLIDEKKVAGGMIPKVNCCVASLSQGVRTASIIDGRVQHSLLHEIMSEEGIGTMITG